A single region of the Anaerostipes rhamnosivorans genome encodes:
- a CDS encoding VanZ family protein translates to MTRKKKKAARFGCRILFYLYIILIFYFVLLSERYGRETGYETSHVNLVLFKEIKRFWMYRSLLTPEAFITNLVGNVFAFSPFGFLLPAMTEKKRGFIKVVVGTFLFSFLIESCQFIFKVGVFDVDDLLLNTVGGLIGYIIYTFGYKISVTIYRRR, encoded by the coding sequence GTGACTAGAAAAAAGAAAAAGGCAGCCAGATTCGGCTGCCGGATTTTATTTTATTTGTATATCATTTTGATTTTTTATTTTGTGCTGTTGAGTGAGCGTTACGGCAGAGAGACAGGATATGAGACATCCCATGTGAATTTAGTTTTATTCAAAGAGATCAAACGTTTTTGGATGTATCGTTCCCTGCTGACGCCGGAGGCTTTTATTACAAATCTGGTGGGCAATGTATTTGCATTCAGCCCGTTTGGATTTCTGCTTCCTGCCATGACGGAGAAAAAGCGCGGCTTTATCAAAGTTGTAGTGGGAACATTTTTATTCAGTTTTCTCATCGAAAGCTGCCAATTTATTTTTAAAGTTGGGGTTTTTGATGTGGATGATTTACTATTAAACACAGTAGGCGGATTGATCGGTTATATTATTTATACCTTTGGGTATAAGATTTCCGTCACGATATACCGGAGGAGAT
- the pyrE gene encoding orotate phosphoribosyltransferase: MEQYKKEFIEFMIDCNVLKFGDFVTKSGRNTPFFVNTGFYRTGAQLKKLGVYYAKAIEAKFGFDFDVLFGPAYKGIPLSVAAAIAISEDYGKDIKYCANRKEVKDHGDTGILLGSPIEDGDKVVIIEDVTTAGTSIQETLPIVKAQGDVDVLGLVVSVDRMERGQGTKSALEEIRENYGLETTAIVTMQEVVEHLYNKPYKGKVIIDDTLKASIDAYYEQYGVQ, from the coding sequence ATGGAACAGTATAAAAAAGAGTTTATTGAATTTATGATCGACTGCAATGTATTAAAATTCGGAGACTTTGTGACAAAAAGCGGAAGAAACACACCGTTTTTTGTCAATACAGGATTTTACAGGACCGGAGCACAGTTAAAGAAGCTGGGTGTGTATTATGCCAAGGCCATCGAAGCCAAATTTGGGTTTGATTTTGATGTCCTGTTCGGACCGGCGTATAAGGGAATCCCATTAAGCGTAGCTGCCGCCATCGCCATTTCTGAGGATTACGGCAAGGATATCAAATACTGTGCCAACCGGAAAGAAGTGAAAGATCACGGAGATACAGGAATTCTGTTAGGAAGCCCGATCGAGGACGGAGACAAGGTGGTCATCATTGAGGATGTGACAACGGCCGGAACTTCCATTCAGGAGACACTTCCTATCGTAAAGGCACAGGGAGACGTAGATGTGTTGGGTCTGGTAGTTTCTGTGGACCGCATGGAGCGGGGGCAGGGTACAAAAAGCGCTCTGGAGGAGATCCGCGAAAATTACGGGCTGGAGACTACAGCCATTGTGACCATGCAGGAAGTTGTGGAACACCTGTACAATAAACCATACAAAGGAAAAGTTATTATTGATGATACATTAAAGGCATCTATTGACGCATACTATGAACAGTATGGCGTTCAATAA
- a CDS encoding CBS domain-containing protein, protein MNILFFLTPKENVSYLPEDYTLRQALEKMKYHGYSAVPVLTLDGRYVGTVTEGDLLWAMMDEARFDLEKAELIFLRDMERRRDNRPVTVNTDMDDLVDVIKDQNFVPVIDDEQRFIGIVTRKDVIEFYYREYQKAEQKEEHNGTV, encoded by the coding sequence ATGAACATATTGTTTTTCTTGACGCCAAAAGAGAATGTTTCTTATCTGCCGGAAGACTATACGCTAAGACAGGCGCTGGAAAAGATGAAATACCACGGATATTCTGCGGTTCCGGTCTTGACTTTGGACGGCAGGTATGTGGGGACAGTGACAGAGGGGGATCTTCTCTGGGCGATGATGGACGAGGCCAGATTTGACCTTGAAAAGGCAGAACTCATTTTTTTAAGAGATATGGAACGGAGACGGGATAACCGTCCGGTGACAGTCAATACAGACATGGACGATCTGGTGGATGTGATCAAAGACCAGAATTTTGTGCCGGTCATCGATGATGAGCAGCGGTTCATCGGGATTGTCACGAGAAAAGATGTGATAGAGTTTTATTATAGAGAATATCAGAAGGCTGAACAAAAGGAGGAACATAATGGAACAGTATAA